The Rickettsiales bacterium genome includes a region encoding these proteins:
- a CDS encoding nucleotidyl transferase AbiEii/AbiGii toxin family protein has product MIAENYRAQVDLLLQVMPHVAKEGCFALKGGTAINMFVWDMPRLSVDIDLTYLPFDDRTTAMRNITEALQRIKERVESTVLNCRARLVPQSDGQEAKLTCQIPSAQIKIEVNTTMRGHLFPAQEMDVADAVENEFGRFISMSVLSKAELFGGKLCAALDRQHPRDLFDISRLYEESGITDYIRQGFIMGLLSSPRPIHEMIRPNLLDQRQTFETQFAGMTEVPFTYVDFEATRERFIADLNNGFTDTHKQFLLSFKNAEPDWSLFPHEKLKDLPAVQWKLQNIETLKSKNPAKHAEQLKALEERL; this is encoded by the coding sequence ATGATTGCTGAGAATTACCGCGCACAGGTCGATCTTTTATTACAGGTAATGCCGCATGTTGCCAAAGAGGGTTGCTTTGCCTTAAAAGGCGGCACAGCGATTAATATGTTCGTTTGGGATATGCCGCGTTTGTCGGTAGATATTGACCTAACCTATCTGCCCTTTGATGACCGTACTACCGCTATGCGCAATATCACAGAAGCCTTGCAGCGAATTAAAGAGCGTGTGGAAAGTACGGTTCTTAATTGCAGGGCGCGGCTTGTTCCGCAAAGTGACGGTCAGGAAGCCAAACTTACCTGTCAAATTCCGAGTGCTCAGATTAAGATTGAAGTCAACACAACCATGCGCGGTCACTTGTTTCCAGCGCAGGAAATGGATGTTGCCGATGCTGTGGAGAACGAGTTTGGTCGTTTTATCAGCATGTCAGTGCTTTCAAAAGCCGAATTATTCGGTGGTAAACTCTGTGCCGCACTAGACCGTCAGCATCCCCGTGATTTATTTGATATATCACGACTCTATGAGGAAAGCGGCATTACCGATTATATTCGACAGGGTTTTATCATGGGCTTGCTCAGTAGCCCACGCCCCATCCATGAAATGATCCGCCCGAACCTGCTAGATCAACGCCAGACATTTGAGACCCAATTTGCAGGTATGACGGAAGTGCCATTCACCTATGTTGATTTTGAAGCCACGCGTGAAAGATTCATTGCTGACCTCAATAATGGCTTCACCGATACACACAAGCAATTCTTACTGAGCTTCAAAAACGCAGAGCCAGATTGGAGCTTATTCCCACATGAGAAGCTCAAAGACCTGCCAGCCGTACAGTGGAAGTTGCAGAACATTGAAACACTGAAATCCAAAAACCCCGCCAAGCATGCGGAACAGTTGAAGGCACTTGAGGAGCGTCTCTAG
- a CDS encoding recombinase family protein, giving the protein MKILQQAGCNQIFTDDGVSAVNTERTGLEQALNALKPHDTLVVWKLDRLARSLTYLCDVLDTLSAKNISFVSISDGIDTSTNSGKMLAQILGVVGEFERNINIERTMLGLNKARNAGKHLGRPFKLSECRIRCAHRLITQKGRHIDDAARLCRVSPLTLRRGFKRLGLE; this is encoded by the coding sequence GTGAAAATATTACAGCAAGCAGGATGCAACCAGATTTTTACCGATGATGGTGTGAGTGCAGTTAACACGGAAAGAACAGGTTTGGAGCAGGCTCTTAATGCTCTTAAACCCCATGATACACTGGTCGTGTGGAAGCTGGATCGTTTGGCACGGTCATTAACCTACCTATGCGATGTGCTGGATACATTATCCGCGAAGAATATTTCCTTTGTCTCTATTTCTGATGGCATTGATACATCCACCAACAGCGGAAAAATGTTGGCGCAAATATTAGGGGTTGTTGGTGAATTTGAACGCAACATCAATATAGAGCGTACTATGCTTGGGCTGAATAAGGCACGTAATGCGGGCAAGCATTTAGGTCGTCCATTTAAGCTCAGTGAATGTCGTATTCGTTGCGCTCACCGCTTGATTACCCAGAAAGGCAGGCACATAGACGATGCTGCCAGATTATGCCGCGTATCACCCCTGACGCTACGGCGGGGGTTTAAAAGATTGGGATTGGAGTAA
- a CDS encoding DUF3137 domain-containing protein: MFLDSPFEYVSLTFRNIRFFLKIMLFGRIERIENPPKYYNDEMDESSEKFQKFKKYYDDEILPKLEDFERQRVDTLKGLRIHFWIMVFLLVSVFFILGYVVAEYSGNPRVKVFWAIILITTALLPIYYSNKLVEKYIRKIKQELYTAVVKFFGRGFLYKKDKIREFFFTKNSAHLGNRINEKQIIDSGFDNDYVEGEYRNNKIQFVDATLKSYPVSKNPYGSIAGVGSTKIFSGFLILITREEKLSGYTVVAINKISDKYFKDLKGLSKITEHPFAGDIQIYSNDAKEASSLITDSFIENINKLAGSFGAVDASCAFYDDKLLIRIPLEKRFFDISIFKPITLIEESNRFLRVMDKIYAIIDGFSDNKEKTA, encoded by the coding sequence ATGTTTTTAGATAGTCCTTTTGAGTATGTTTCTCTAACATTTAGAAATATAAGATTTTTTTTGAAGATAATGTTGTTTGGACGGATTGAGAGAATAGAAAATCCGCCAAAATATTATAATGATGAGATGGATGAGTCATCTGAAAAGTTCCAGAAATTCAAGAAATATTATGACGATGAGATATTGCCCAAGCTTGAGGATTTTGAACGGCAGCGGGTGGATACATTGAAAGGTTTGCGTATCCATTTTTGGATAATGGTATTCTTACTTGTTTCTGTGTTTTTTATATTAGGCTATGTTGTAGCTGAATATTCTGGGAACCCTAGAGTCAAAGTATTTTGGGCTATTATTTTAATTACTACTGCGTTACTTCCTATTTATTACTCTAACAAGTTAGTAGAAAAATATATAAGAAAGATTAAACAAGAACTTTATACTGCTGTCGTAAAGTTTTTTGGGAGGGGATTTCTTTATAAAAAAGATAAAATAAGGGAATTTTTCTTCACTAAGAATAGTGCTCACTTGGGTAACCGTATAAATGAGAAGCAGATAATAGATTCTGGTTTTGATAATGATTATGTAGAAGGAGAGTATAGAAATAATAAAATCCAGTTTGTTGACGCAACGTTAAAATCCTATCCAGTTTCCAAAAACCCTTATGGAAGTATTGCGGGGGTGGGTTCTACTAAAATATTCTCAGGATTTTTAATCTTAATTACAAGAGAAGAGAAACTATCAGGTTATACAGTAGTTGCAATTAACAAAATAAGTGATAAATATTTCAAAGATCTTAAAGGTCTAAGTAAGATAACTGAACATCCTTTCGCTGGTGACATACAAATATATAGTAATGACGCTAAAGAGGCGAGTAGTTTAATAACCGATAGTTTTATTGAGAATATAAACAAATTAGCAGGCTCATTTGGTGCTGTGGATGCTTCCTGCGCTTTTTATGATGATAAGCTACTTATAAGGATTCCCCTTGAGAAACGATTTTTTGATATTTCAATTTTCAAGCCAATTACTTTGATTGAGGAATCAAATAGGTTTTTGCGGGTTATGGATAAAATATACGCTATTATTGATGGTTTTAGCGATAATAAAGAAAAAACAGCATAA
- a CDS encoding phospholipase D family protein, with protein MKLITEQKQLVKTFYDLIDKYSNISFAVAWASDNDVLEKLFKNRQKIKKSTIGTHFYQTHPDVIKKFIDSKQVKFESQTSGVFHPKIYIFWDENNWELLIGSANLTKAALFNKNAEAMMLISRKNADDRIKKQTLSVMKGYWKNAKTVEEEYYDKYRNIWEMKQGMLGKLSENYGDGNATHASMDSVVMSMLWKDYKDYIDKVQYKREYSMRLSFLSEIKDKFNKNKHFKDIGESWRCKIAGLPYKGDGTSYGCFGGMRGAGGFMSEIKNNNDYISDALDRIPLKGAVTKEDYDNYLELFKKVFGAKSDTKIGTATRLISMKRPDQFICLNGKNQKELCKDFGIKKTNMNYDRYWSEIVERVRDTCWWNTKPPKDKEEKDLWDNRVAMLDMFFYQE; from the coding sequence ATGAAATTGATAACAGAACAGAAACAATTGGTGAAGACATTTTATGATTTAATAGATAAATACTCTAATATTTCTTTTGCTGTCGCTTGGGCATCCGATAATGATGTGCTAGAAAAATTATTTAAGAATAGACAGAAAATAAAAAAATCTACTATAGGTACTCATTTTTATCAAACACACCCTGATGTGATTAAGAAGTTTATCGATTCAAAGCAAGTTAAGTTTGAATCACAAACTTCCGGTGTTTTTCACCCTAAAATTTATATTTTTTGGGATGAAAATAATTGGGAGTTACTGATTGGAAGTGCTAATTTAACTAAAGCTGCCTTATTCAATAAAAACGCTGAAGCAATGATGTTGATTTCTAGAAAAAACGCTGACGATAGAATTAAGAAGCAAACTCTATCTGTGATGAAAGGATACTGGAAAAATGCTAAGACTGTAGAGGAGGAGTATTATGATAAGTATAGAAATATATGGGAAATGAAACAAGGAATGTTGGGTAAATTATCTGAAAATTATGGGGATGGTAATGCAACTCATGCTTCTATGGACTCTGTGGTAATGTCTATGTTATGGAAGGACTACAAGGACTACATTGATAAAGTTCAGTATAAGAGGGAATATAGTATGCGTCTTAGTTTTCTTTCCGAGATAAAGGATAAATTTAATAAAAATAAGCATTTTAAAGATATAGGGGAGTCTTGGAGGTGTAAAATAGCTGGATTGCCATACAAGGGTGACGGTACGTCGTACGGTTGTTTTGGTGGTATGAGAGGAGCGGGTGGATTTATGTCTGAGATAAAAAATAATAATGATTATATTTCTGATGCTTTGGATAGAATACCATTGAAAGGTGCGGTTACTAAGGAAGATTATGATAATTATTTAGAGTTATTTAAGAAAGTATTTGGTGCAAAATCTGATACAAAGATTGGTACGGCTACTCGTTTGATTTCTATGAAAAGACCTGATCAATTTATTTGTCTAAATGGAAAGAACCAGAAAGAATTGTGTAAGGATTTTGGTATAAAAAAGACAAACATGAATTATGATAGATATTGGAGTGAAATTGTAGAGCGTGTGAGAGATACTTGTTGGTGGAATACGAAGCCTCCTAAAGATAAAGAAGAAAAGGACTTATGGGATAATAGGGTTGCAAT
- a CDS encoding type IV secretory system conjugative DNA transfer family protein, translating into MIDNSEYRYGSARPADSSDARAAGLFNKQHNSLFVGFLGNRPLYYNGMGGVTLVAGARSGKFTDILAYSLCSGICDSTIVVLDPKGEAAAVSHGKSSLFWNPTGLHGLPQYRINPVDYLHIDNPTLISDMMVFCENAIPLSGSNNGQFFELEARIYAKAFATSLVEQKGVLTFPDLYHALNLIPANNEEYLNFAYEMSKSRFDFVRKAEQKIAAARNDTSGGFIGTIAQLLQAFAPLADPILMRSVSPPYDFSLSLLCKSDQTYQLYLMPPAQFIGAWSLVIKSMFVGVRIYKERTPSAPQQTYILDEAATLGHFPMLSELFTIGAGINIRPVVVYQSIKQMNNTVDYGENLITSSAALQIYFAARDYDTANMLSKRIGTETLNYDDERYREEARHAKRQAVQTFLNGNDPIHACLNYTHHRERQAMAGKQARLLRSPDEVLNTPRNKLYLFVDGLPGVLYADRKPYYQQRFMKGRYKPNPYYQ; encoded by the coding sequence ATGATAGATAATTCTGAATACCGCTATGGAAGCGCACGTCCTGCCGATAGTTCAGATGCGCGGGCAGCAGGGTTGTTCAATAAACAACATAACTCCTTATTCGTAGGGTTCTTGGGTAATCGTCCGCTCTATTATAACGGTATGGGTGGTGTGACGCTGGTTGCTGGAGCAAGAAGCGGTAAATTCACAGATATTCTAGCCTATAGTTTATGTAGTGGTATTTGCGACTCTACCATTGTAGTACTTGACCCTAAAGGCGAAGCTGCCGCTGTTTCACATGGCAAATCCAGCTTGTTCTGGAATCCGACTGGATTGCACGGGCTGCCACAATACCGTATCAATCCTGTAGACTACTTACATATTGATAACCCCACGTTAATTTCCGACATGATGGTGTTTTGTGAAAATGCCATTCCACTTTCAGGCAGTAATAACGGACAGTTCTTCGAGCTGGAAGCTCGCATTTACGCCAAAGCCTTTGCCACCAGTCTCGTAGAGCAAAAAGGTGTGCTGACGTTTCCTGATTTATATCATGCTCTCAATCTCATTCCTGCAAACAATGAGGAATACCTCAACTTTGCTTATGAGATGTCAAAAAGCCGATTTGATTTTGTTAGAAAAGCAGAACAAAAAATCGCCGCAGCACGTAATGATACAAGTGGTGGCTTTATTGGAACCATTGCTCAACTACTACAAGCCTTCGCGCCACTTGCTGATCCAATATTGATGCGATCCGTATCACCACCTTATGACTTTTCACTATCACTACTTTGCAAGAGTGACCAAACCTACCAGCTTTACCTTATGCCGCCTGCACAATTTATCGGTGCGTGGTCATTAGTGATCAAATCAATGTTTGTCGGTGTACGGATATATAAGGAACGCACACCATCTGCGCCACAACAAACCTATATCTTAGATGAAGCCGCAACATTAGGACACTTTCCAATGCTATCTGAGTTATTCACCATTGGCGCTGGTATAAATATACGTCCTGTTGTGGTTTACCAATCCATCAAGCAGATGAACAATACAGTTGATTATGGTGAAAACCTGATCACCTCCAGTGCAGCTTTACAGATATATTTCGCAGCGCGTGATTATGACACCGCCAACATGCTTTCTAAGAGGATTGGTACAGAAACACTGAACTATGATGATGAACGTTACCGCGAAGAGGCACGCCACGCCAAGAGACAAGCGGTGCAAACTTTCTTAAATGGCAATGATCCAATCCATGCTTGCCTCAATTACACGCATCACCGTGAACGTCAGGCAATGGCAGGAAAACAGGCACGGTTATTACGCTCACCAGATGAAGTGCTCAATACACCAAGAAATAAACTCTATTTGTTTGTGGACGGTTTGCCGGGAGTCTTATATGCCGACCGTAAACCATACTACCAGCAACGTTTCATGAAAGGTCGCTATAAACCAAACCCATATTATCAATAA
- a CDS encoding type IV toxin-antitoxin system AbiEi family antitoxin: MATEKEQKIKKLLALHRQGTVSLAAWLVASGISTDLQAYYRKSGWLQSIGRGAFIRPNDTVNWQGGLYALQSQSHLPVHVGALTALSMKGMAHYVRVGGEPVFLFSSPNTTLPTWFRNYDWGVRLHHISTSILPNEVGIMEHEEKTFTIRIASPERAIMECLHLAPDKLDLVECYQVIEGLTTLRPKLLQSLLEQCNSIKVKRVFLYMAKKAGHDWYKRLDSNKLDLGTGSRTITKGVYDAEFAITVPEELHKL; this comes from the coding sequence ATGGCTACAGAAAAAGAGCAAAAAATAAAGAAATTGTTAGCACTGCATCGGCAAGGTACGGTTAGCCTTGCCGCTTGGCTTGTTGCGTCAGGCATATCAACCGATTTACAAGCCTATTACCGCAAAAGCGGTTGGTTACAGTCCATAGGGCGTGGTGCCTTTATACGCCCGAATGATACTGTAAACTGGCAGGGTGGTCTATATGCGCTACAATCACAAAGTCATCTGCCAGTGCATGTTGGGGCATTAACTGCACTTTCCATGAAGGGAATGGCACATTATGTGCGGGTGGGAGGTGAGCCTGTTTTTCTGTTTTCTTCCCCTAACACTACATTACCCACATGGTTTAGGAATTATGATTGGGGAGTAAGATTACACCATATCTCTACTTCTATATTGCCGAATGAAGTAGGGATAATGGAACATGAAGAAAAAACCTTCACCATCCGTATAGCCAGCCCTGAACGTGCTATCATGGAGTGCCTGCATCTTGCGCCAGATAAACTCGATCTGGTGGAGTGCTATCAAGTGATAGAGGGGCTGACTACATTGCGCCCGAAACTACTGCAATCATTGCTGGAGCAATGCAATTCCATCAAGGTAAAACGCGTGTTCCTCTATATGGCGAAGAAAGCAGGGCATGACTGGTATAAACGTCTGGATAGTAACAAGCTGGATTTAGGCACAGGTAGCCGTACCATCACCAAAGGCGTGTATGATGCCGAATTTGCCATCACTGTACCAGAGGAACTGCATAAGTTATGA
- a CDS encoding DNA polymerase III subunit gamma/tau → MEYRVLARKYRPTNFDDMIGQEVLVRTLSNAIKSRRIAHAFLLTGIRGIGKTTTARIIARALNCIGEDGKGGATIKPCGVCSNCRMIAEDRHIDVLEMDAASHTGVDAIRELIDTVRYLPTTARYKIYIIDEVHMLSNNAFNALLKTLEEPPPHVKFIFATTESRKIPVTILSRCQRFDLRRINSQELEKHLANILVKEEVEAEEEALKLIADAAEGSVRDSLSLLDQAIARSAEDDGKVDIKAETVRKMIGAADHSAGFRLLEKLLSGDTPSALADIEEQYKAGLDPLMITQDILRLIHLITRVKVAPDIFSDVSLSEYDRNMARKMAESLSMPVLTRLWQMFLKGIGEVKNAPSPLSALEMLLVRVVYAAQMPTPAEIIRDMKDDELSAGADKKKLHKIEAIDKTIEKSDIPASGNMEVEKKNHQPLIEDVAIKTQTVAPEVQKISNFRQAVEMFKENREMLLYTQLRDKVWLENFTDGEIKLKISDELSREFVARIAACLEKWTGRKWKIIIVSKAKGLSISEQEKAEKEKRIKEVESHPLIMSMLKEFPDAKLVDVR, encoded by the coding sequence ATGGAATATCGTGTTTTAGCTCGTAAATACCGTCCGACGAATTTCGATGATATGATTGGTCAGGAAGTGTTGGTGCGGACATTATCTAACGCTATAAAATCTAGACGCATCGCTCATGCTTTTCTGCTTACTGGCATTCGTGGTATTGGTAAAACCACAACAGCGAGGATAATCGCCCGCGCTCTTAATTGTATCGGTGAGGATGGTAAGGGTGGGGCTACCATAAAGCCGTGCGGTGTATGCTCTAATTGCCGGATGATCGCCGAAGACCGGCATATTGACGTGCTGGAAATGGACGCGGCGAGCCATACTGGTGTTGACGCGATTCGTGAGTTAATTGACACGGTGCGTTATCTGCCAACAACAGCCCGCTATAAGATATATATCATTGACGAAGTTCACATGCTTTCCAACAACGCTTTTAACGCTTTGCTTAAAACGCTGGAAGAGCCACCGCCGCATGTGAAGTTTATTTTTGCGACCACAGAGTCACGCAAGATTCCGGTTACGATTTTATCTCGCTGCCAGAGGTTTGATTTAAGGCGGATAAATTCTCAGGAGTTGGAGAAGCATCTGGCTAATATTCTGGTTAAGGAAGAAGTGGAGGCTGAGGAAGAGGCGTTGAAGCTTATCGCTGACGCTGCTGAAGGCTCGGTTCGTGACTCACTTTCTCTGCTTGATCAGGCGATTGCCCGCAGCGCTGAAGATGATGGTAAGGTTGATATTAAAGCGGAAACCGTGCGCAAGATGATAGGCGCGGCGGATCACTCCGCTGGTTTTAGGTTGCTTGAGAAATTGCTTTCTGGCGACACTCCGTCCGCGCTCGCTGATATTGAGGAGCAGTACAAGGCAGGGTTAGACCCACTGATGATAACGCAGGATATTTTGCGGCTTATTCACTTGATAACTAGGGTGAAAGTAGCTCCTGACATATTTTCTGATGTGTCGCTTTCGGAATATGACCGTAATATGGCAAGGAAAATGGCGGAGTCTTTGTCTATGCCGGTACTTACTCGCTTATGGCAAATGTTTTTGAAAGGAATAGGGGAGGTGAAGAACGCTCCGTCTCCGCTTTCAGCGCTGGAAATGTTGTTAGTTCGGGTGGTTTACGCGGCGCAGATGCCTACACCAGCGGAAATTATCCGCGATATGAAAGATGATGAGTTGTCAGCGGGGGCTGATAAAAAAAAACTTCATAAAATAGAGGCTATAGATAAAACTATAGAAAAATCGGATATTCCGGCTTCAGGTAATATGGAGGTAGAAAAAAAAAATCACCAGCCGTTAATTGAGGACGTTGCAATCAAAACGCAGACTGTAGCACCGGAAGTTCAGAAAATAAGTAATTTTCGGCAGGCGGTGGAGATGTTTAAGGAAAACCGTGAGATGCTGCTATATACCCAGCTTCGTGATAAAGTGTGGTTGGAAAATTTTACTGATGGTGAGATTAAACTAAAAATATCCGATGAGTTGTCTCGGGAATTTGTGGCAAGAATAGCCGCTTGCCTTGAGAAATGGACAGGGCGTAAATGGAAGATAATAATAGTAAGTAAGGCGAAAGGTTTGAGCATTAGTGAACAGGAAAAAGCAGAAAAAGAAAAGCGAATTAAAGAGGTGGAGTCACACCCGCTGATTATGAGTATGTTAAAGGAATTCCCAGATGCTAAACTAGTTGATGTGCGGTGA
- a CDS encoding recombinase family protein, which produces MKSFDAEKHNIKNAVTYARVSSIAQTKRGNGLSSQLTRCREYASFKHYNVIASFEDDLSGSTTKRPGMDAMLAFLHQQKVPHVVIIDDVSRLSRSVKSHIELRAAISMAGGVLESPTLEFGDDADSELQEYILATVSQHQRRKNAEQTLNRMQARVLNGYYVFQCPVGYKYQKIEGHGKMLVRNEPLASIIQEGLEGFASNRFASQAELMRFFQSFSEFPKDKRGIVRNQRVTEILTRPVYAGMVEATSWGIPLRIGKHKGLIDLKTFKKIEDKLSGKKVHAPARKDQSRDFPLRGGVVCSCGTPYTACWSRGQLKSYAYYLCHNRSCKDYRKSIPRAKIEGEFEELLATVQPTKGLFDVAHAMFKDIWNHRLTQGEKMKQTAKKEMANIDKQIEQLLDRIVDATRPETIAAFEKRIAKLEKEKLICQEKARNSGKPIYAFDKMFEHSMNFLSKPQKLWASDKLELKRLVLKLVFADRLIYDRIEGFRTPNLSLPFKAFEGLKQGKIGMAHPERFERPTF; this is translated from the coding sequence ATGAAATCTTTTGACGCAGAAAAACATAACATCAAAAACGCTGTAACATATGCTCGCGTGTCCAGTATTGCTCAAACTAAACGCGGAAATGGCTTAAGCTCACAGCTTACGCGATGTAGAGAATACGCCTCATTTAAGCATTACAATGTGATAGCGTCTTTTGAGGATGATTTATCAGGTAGCACAACAAAACGTCCGGGCATGGATGCCATGCTTGCTTTTTTACATCAACAGAAAGTCCCGCATGTTGTAATCATTGATGACGTGTCTCGCCTTTCGCGGTCAGTAAAATCACATATAGAACTTAGGGCTGCTATCTCTATGGCGGGTGGAGTGTTGGAGTCTCCCACGTTAGAATTTGGGGATGACGCGGATAGTGAGTTACAGGAATATATTTTAGCAACAGTATCACAACATCAACGCCGTAAAAATGCCGAACAGACCCTTAATCGCATGCAGGCTCGCGTCCTTAACGGGTACTACGTGTTCCAATGCCCAGTTGGATATAAATATCAAAAAATAGAGGGGCATGGCAAAATGCTGGTGCGCAATGAACCACTTGCTAGTATTATTCAAGAAGGCTTGGAGGGATTTGCCTCTAACCGTTTTGCCAGTCAAGCTGAACTCATGCGTTTCTTTCAGAGTTTTTCTGAGTTTCCTAAAGATAAAAGGGGAATTGTGCGTAATCAACGCGTAACTGAAATTCTAACGCGTCCAGTCTATGCTGGAATGGTAGAAGCCACTTCTTGGGGTATCCCTCTGCGGATAGGAAAGCATAAAGGTCTCATAGACCTAAAAACCTTCAAGAAGATTGAAGATAAACTGAGTGGCAAGAAAGTACATGCTCCAGCCCGTAAAGATCAAAGTAGAGACTTTCCCTTGCGTGGTGGAGTGGTATGCTCATGCGGAACACCTTATACGGCTTGCTGGTCAAGGGGGCAGTTAAAGAGTTATGCTTATTATCTATGCCATAACCGTTCCTGTAAGGATTATCGTAAATCTATTCCACGTGCAAAAATAGAAGGTGAATTTGAAGAGCTACTCGCTACTGTGCAGCCAACCAAAGGACTGTTTGATGTGGCGCACGCTATGTTCAAAGACATTTGGAATCATCGTCTGACCCAAGGAGAAAAGATGAAGCAAACAGCGAAGAAAGAAATGGCAAATATTGACAAACAAATTGAGCAACTGCTGGATCGTATTGTTGATGCTACCCGTCCAGAGACAATAGCGGCGTTTGAAAAACGCATTGCCAAACTGGAAAAAGAAAAGCTCATTTGCCAAGAAAAAGCACGAAATTCGGGCAAACCTATCTATGCTTTTGACAAAATGTTCGAACACTCCATGAACTTCCTGTCAAAGCCGCAAAAACTATGGGCTTCTGATAAGCTCGAACTAAAGCGTTTGGTGCTAAAATTGGTCTTTGCTGACCGTTTAATTTATGACCGAATTGAGGGGTTTCGAACACCTAATTTATCCTTGCCATTCAAGGCTTTCGAGGGATTAAAACAGGGGAAAATAGGAATGGCGCACCCTGAGCGATTCGAACGCCCGACCTTTTGA
- a CDS encoding caspase family protein: protein MSEQIKRAVIIGIDHYPAPYRLYGCAYDARNLYDILSCHDHKNNPTKRGKPNFDCTLLTSASDSRPVISQHISSAISELFSKEADSVLFYFSGHSKYNRALSKGYFIPQDIPKGDTGVSFDFLMDLANTAYPRIKSTTIIIDSCNSGAMGEGYTGSMDIMPSTIGTGVTILTSADKKDAAREDNISGGFFSSIITDGLRGSAADLLGNVTPASLYSHADHLLRASDQRPIYKANVKSFVVLRQCQPRMDVDILYDLPALFPEPDEVFPLNQTFEPDKNAYGRKQDSQPDPQNTTIFAKLQVCNRHGLIVPVDADHMYYAAMNETGCRLTQLGKHYRFLAEKNRL from the coding sequence ATGTCAGAACAGATTAAACGCGCAGTCATTATTGGAATCGACCATTATCCAGCTCCTTACAGACTTTATGGTTGCGCGTATGATGCTAGAAATCTGTATGATATTTTGTCTTGCCATGACCATAAAAATAACCCTACGAAACGCGGCAAACCTAATTTTGATTGTACCTTGCTAACCAGTGCATCTGACAGTCGCCCTGTGATATCTCAACATATATCTTCTGCCATCAGCGAGTTATTTTCTAAAGAAGCAGATTCAGTCCTGTTTTATTTTTCAGGGCATAGCAAGTATAATCGAGCATTGTCCAAAGGTTATTTTATCCCGCAGGATATTCCCAAAGGCGACACAGGGGTAAGTTTTGATTTTTTGATGGATTTGGCAAATACAGCCTATCCACGCATCAAATCTACCACCATTATCATTGATAGCTGCAATTCTGGTGCAATGGGAGAAGGTTATACGGGTTCCATGGATATTATGCCTTCCACTATCGGTACAGGCGTTACCATTTTAACATCGGCAGATAAAAAGGACGCTGCTAGAGAAGATAATATCTCAGGCGGGTTCTTCTCCAGCATCATTACCGATGGTCTGCGTGGTAGTGCGGCAGACCTGTTAGGGAACGTAACTCCAGCGTCTCTTTACTCACATGCGGATCATTTATTACGCGCCTCTGATCAACGCCCAATTTACAAGGCTAATGTAAAATCTTTTGTGGTATTACGGCAATGCCAGCCAAGAATGGATGTGGATATTTTATATGATCTTCCTGCTCTGTTTCCTGAACCTGATGAAGTATTTCCACTGAATCAAACATTTGAACCAGATAAGAATGCGTATGGTCGTAAACAAGACAGTCAACCTGATCCCCAAAACACTACGATATTTGCAAAACTTCAAGTTTGCAATCGTCATGGGTTGATTGTACCCGTGGATGCAGACCATATGTATTACGCCGCCATGAACGAAACGGGCTGCCGCCTTACACAACTAGGCAAGCATTACCGATTTTTAGCAGAGAAGAACCGCTTATGA